A window from [Limnothrix rosea] IAM M-220 encodes these proteins:
- the sipA gene encoding regulatory protein SipA, translating to MSNFFAGSKIKVTQLPPYLKTADPMPMLRPADLIAVGDIGTVRDRRPGDYWAIKFERGSFLLEEKYFELVKSHLMEADE from the coding sequence ATGAGTAATTTTTTCGCTGGCTCGAAGATCAAAGTGACACAATTGCCACCCTACTTGAAAACGGCTGACCCCATGCCCATGCTCAGACCCGCTGATTTGATTGCCGTCGGTGATATCGGCACTGTGCGCGATCGCCGGCCGGGAGACTATTGGGCGATAAAATTTGAGCGGGGTTCTTTTTTACTAGAAGAAAAATATTTCGAATTAGTCAAAAGTCACCTGATGGAAGCTGATGAATAG
- a CDS encoding alr0857 family protein — MLKLIYTDESFRLERLTQSVETWIRDRAVLALRTTQNFYLEPSSAAFLVLKDLPLLAELVEIKGDCDDILDIAVCDAEYSEVSLKGHWVTNDEGDCSGTFICKLGDRPELLLEKVWQASQNSAPVREE; from the coding sequence ATGTTGAAGTTGATCTATACCGATGAGTCCTTTCGATTAGAGCGTTTAACTCAGTCTGTGGAAACTTGGATTCGAGATCGTGCTGTTTTAGCATTACGGACAACCCAAAATTTTTATCTGGAGCCGAGCAGTGCTGCTTTTTTGGTTTTAAAAGATTTGCCGTTATTGGCAGAGCTGGTCGAGATCAAGGGTGACTGTGACGATATTCTCGACATCGCGGTTTGTGATGCGGAGTATTCCGAAGTTAGCCTCAAGGGTCATTGGGTAACTAACGATGAAGGCGATTGCAGCGGTACATTTATCTGTAAGCTCGGCGATCGCCCAGAATTGTTACTAGAAAAAGTTTGGCAAGCCAGTCAAAACTCTGCACCTGTGCGGGAAGAGTAA
- a CDS encoding alpha/beta hydrolase yields the protein MIFRPTKTLENFPTAYALDHQEVWLPVKNSVQIHGWWLPSQANSNGKALLFLHGNSYNVGENLFHAKRFVDMGFSVLLMDYRGYGLSGGKFPDESQVYEDAQVMYDYLLETQGFAPDQIFVYGHSLGGAIAIELVKNNPAAGLITEGTFTSMSDVATYSGKYSLMPVNLLLHQRFESLSKIPEITIPTLFIHGIEDDVIPAAMGQTLYNSAIAPKQLFLVPEAGHNDVAKTAGQSYDKAILAFKEFAISQTSATLAP from the coding sequence ATGATTTTTAGGCCGACTAAAACCCTTGAAAATTTTCCGACTGCCTATGCCCTAGACCATCAAGAAGTCTGGTTACCCGTTAAAAATTCTGTCCAGATTCACGGTTGGTGGCTCCCTTCTCAGGCGAATAGTAACGGTAAAGCGTTGTTATTTTTGCATGGCAATAGCTATAACGTCGGTGAAAATCTTTTCCACGCCAAACGTTTTGTGGACATGGGTTTTTCTGTTTTGTTAATGGACTACCGCGGCTATGGTCTCAGCGGTGGTAAATTTCCCGATGAAAGTCAGGTCTACGAAGATGCCCAAGTCATGTATGACTATCTCCTTGAAACCCAAGGCTTTGCGCCAGACCAAATTTTTGTCTATGGTCATTCCCTTGGCGGGGCGATCGCCATCGAACTGGTAAAAAATAATCCGGCTGCGGGGCTGATCACAGAAGGAACCTTTACCTCCATGTCCGATGTGGCGACCTACTCTGGGAAATATTCCTTGATGCCGGTGAATTTGCTGCTACATCAACGCTTTGAATCCCTGAGTAAGATTCCTGAGATTACCATCCCCACATTGTTTATTCATGGCATCGAAGATGATGTAATTCCCGCCGCCATGGGTCAAACTCTCTACAATTCGGCGATCGCCCCAAAGCAATTATTTCTTGTGCCTGAGGCTGGACATAATGATGTGGCAAAAACTGCTGGGCAATCTTATGACAAAGCAATTTTGGCTTTTAAAGAATTTGCGATTTCTCAAACTTCTGCTACCCTCGCACCGTAG
- a CDS encoding SPFH domain-containing protein, giving the protein MNPLIFVLLAFGGFGVFGSVKIVNEKNQYLIESLGSYKKTLGPGLNFVTPFIDKVVYHETTREKVLDVPAQSCITRDNVSISVDAVVYWRIVDMYKAYYKVENLQSAMVNLVLTQIRSEMGKLELDETFTARTEINELLLRELDISTDPWGVKVTRVELRDIMPSKAVQDSMELQMAAERQKRASILTSEGERQSAINSAQGRAQSNVLEAEAEKKAAILEAEAQKEAILLRAEAERQEAILRAQATAQATQIVSQQLQNNPGAQEALQFILAQEYLQMGQKIGTSDSSKVMFLDPNSMMSTLEGVKSVIGNGNGDMASLKAGLGKLDRHS; this is encoded by the coding sequence ATGAACCCTTTAATATTTGTCCTTCTTGCATTTGGCGGCTTTGGCGTGTTTGGCTCCGTCAAGATCGTTAACGAAAAAAATCAATATTTAATCGAAAGCCTCGGCAGTTACAAAAAAACCCTTGGCCCCGGCCTGAATTTTGTCACGCCTTTTATTGATAAGGTCGTTTATCACGAGACTACCCGCGAAAAAGTCCTTGATGTTCCCGCCCAGTCTTGTATCACCCGCGATAACGTTTCCATTAGTGTGGACGCGGTTGTGTACTGGCGCATCGTCGATATGTATAAGGCTTACTACAAGGTGGAAAATCTCCAGTCGGCGATGGTGAACCTTGTTTTGACCCAGATTCGCTCCGAGATGGGTAAGCTCGAACTCGACGAAACTTTCACTGCCCGCACAGAGATTAATGAATTACTTCTCCGTGAGCTGGATATTTCTACCGACCCTTGGGGTGTCAAAGTAACCCGTGTGGAATTGCGCGACATTATGCCCTCTAAAGCTGTGCAGGATTCGATGGAACTCCAAATGGCGGCAGAACGGCAAAAACGAGCGTCTATTTTGACTTCTGAAGGTGAACGGCAATCGGCGATCAACTCCGCCCAAGGTCGCGCTCAATCCAATGTTCTTGAAGCAGAAGCAGAAAAAAAAGCGGCAATTCTTGAGGCGGAAGCACAAAAAGAAGCTATTCTTCTGCGAGCAGAAGCGGAACGTCAAGAGGCAATTCTGCGGGCGCAGGCGACAGCTCAGGCTACGCAAATTGTGTCCCAGCAACTACAAAACAATCCCGGTGCTCAGGAAGCGTTGCAGTTTATTTTGGCTCAGGAATATCTCCAGATGGGTCAAAAGATTGGTACGAGTGACAGTAGTAAGGTTATGTTCCTCGACCCCAATAGCATGATGTCTACCCTTGAGGGTGTTAAGTCTGTCATTGGGAATGGCAATGGCGATATGGCTTCGCTCAAGGCTGGTCTCGGTAAGTTGGATCGCCATTCTTAA
- a CDS encoding transglycosylase SLT domain-containing protein translates to MKRVSVNYRSPTFIIGLCLTGLLGVSILATKGRNWSPKESANPANIDPNSPSAVLELADTEPESRQADLQAIAASGDNLLDQSRARYLLAMAHLEAYEGGAALEQLENLEKDYPVLAPHIFIKRGRAHELSNDPAAAQSTWQQVLKRYPESPAAAEALYRLSQYDDKYIEQAIAQYPAHPRTQALIRAQLDNNPDQLKLLVSRLLYDADASDIGTVRERLVNNYSDQLTPEVWEAIGDSFWDSWDYGQAAKAYEKAPTTSRNLYRVARGFHISNEERNARRAYRTLIEKFPDAEETGLGLRRLATLVKDTEALAYLDQAYQKFPEEAPEALFSKANILEKLGSAQSADQARKMALNGFKSHGATSEYRWQQAERYAKEGRFDRAWEWAQPIAVNTPSHSLAAESVFWIGKWAERLNRPEEAEQAFNTVIADYPESYYAWRSAVQLGWDVGNFTSVRDLQPNLAIPKTRPLPPAGSETFQELYRLGQDFDAWNEIQMELAAKPELTIEEEFTAGLLKLTQGRYLKGINTIWGLSQRDEPGDRQAWLELRQRPDYWYALFPFPYADQILKHSADNELNPLLVVSLMRQESRFEKEIQSPVGATGLMQVMPATGEWIADQIDDTEYSLNNPEDNIQFGTWYLRYTHREYDDNSMLAIASYNAGPGNVAKWVRRFDTSDPDFFVEQIPFNETKGYVEAVFANYWNYKRLYDPDLQKKLKEANVF, encoded by the coding sequence ATGAAACGGGTTTCTGTCAACTACAGGTCACCGACCTTCATTATCGGCTTATGTTTAACGGGATTACTCGGTGTCAGTATTCTCGCGACAAAGGGTCGTAATTGGTCGCCCAAGGAGTCTGCCAATCCTGCAAACATTGACCCGAATTCTCCATCGGCAGTACTTGAGCTGGCTGATACTGAGCCGGAGTCTCGCCAAGCTGATCTACAGGCGATCGCCGCGTCAGGAGACAACCTTTTAGACCAAAGCCGCGCCCGCTATCTTTTGGCCATGGCGCACCTCGAAGCCTATGAAGGGGGAGCCGCCCTAGAACAGCTAGAAAATTTAGAAAAAGATTATCCAGTTCTTGCACCCCATATTTTCATTAAACGCGGACGTGCCCACGAACTGAGTAATGATCCCGCCGCTGCCCAATCCACATGGCAGCAAGTTTTAAAGCGTTATCCAGAAAGTCCTGCCGCCGCCGAAGCGCTGTATCGTCTCAGCCAGTATGACGACAAATATATCGAACAGGCGATCGCCCAGTATCCAGCCCATCCCCGCACCCAAGCCCTCATCCGTGCCCAGCTAGACAACAATCCCGACCAGCTCAAGCTCTTAGTTTCCCGGTTACTATACGATGCCGATGCTTCAGATATTGGTACAGTACGAGAAAGATTAGTAAATAATTACAGTGATCAGCTCACACCAGAGGTTTGGGAGGCGATCGGTGATAGCTTCTGGGACAGTTGGGACTATGGTCAAGCCGCAAAAGCCTACGAAAAAGCCCCCACAACTTCCCGTAATCTCTACCGTGTGGCGCGGGGTTTTCACATTAGCAATGAAGAACGTAACGCTCGCCGCGCCTACCGCACACTCATTGAAAAATTTCCCGATGCCGAAGAAACCGGTTTAGGCCTACGTCGTTTGGCAACCTTAGTCAAAGATACCGAAGCTCTCGCTTATCTAGATCAGGCTTACCAAAAATTTCCCGAAGAAGCCCCCGAAGCCCTATTCAGTAAAGCCAATATTCTCGAAAAATTAGGCAGTGCTCAATCTGCCGACCAGGCGCGAAAAATGGCGCTCAATGGTTTTAAAAGCCATGGGGCAACTAGCGAATATCGTTGGCAACAGGCCGAGCGCTACGCTAAGGAAGGCCGTTTTGATCGAGCTTGGGAGTGGGCGCAACCGATCGCCGTCAATACTCCCAGCCATTCTTTAGCAGCCGAATCTGTGTTTTGGATTGGGAAATGGGCAGAACGTCTCAATCGGCCTGAGGAAGCAGAACAAGCATTTAATACCGTCATCGCCGATTATCCTGAGTCCTACTATGCATGGCGATCGGCCGTCCAGCTCGGTTGGGATGTGGGCAATTTTACGTCAGTGCGCGATTTGCAGCCAAACCTTGCGATCCCGAAAACGAGACCATTACCGCCTGCTGGCTCCGAAACATTTCAGGAGCTGTATCGTTTAGGCCAAGATTTTGATGCATGGAATGAAATCCAGATGGAGTTGGCCGCCAAGCCAGAGTTAACCATTGAAGAAGAGTTTACAGCTGGCCTCTTAAAACTTACCCAAGGTCGCTATCTGAAGGGTATCAATACCATTTGGGGCTTGAGTCAACGGGATGAGCCGGGCGATCGCCAAGCGTGGTTAGAGCTACGGCAACGGCCTGATTATTGGTATGCCCTCTTTCCATTTCCCTACGCGGATCAGATTCTTAAACATTCCGCTGACAATGAACTCAATCCTCTTTTGGTGGTGTCTCTGATGCGTCAAGAGTCGCGCTTTGAAAAAGAAATCCAATCGCCCGTTGGCGCAACGGGTTTGATGCAGGTGATGCCCGCCACCGGGGAGTGGATCGCCGACCAGATTGACGATACGGAATATTCCCTCAATAATCCTGAAGACAATATCCAGTTTGGGACATGGTATCTCCGCTATACCCACCGCGAATATGATGATAATTCCATGTTGGCGATCGCCAGCTACAATGCGGGGCCCGGTAATGTGGCGAAATGGGTGCGCCGCTTCGATACGAGTGACCCAGACTTTTTTGTGGAGCAAATTCCGTTTAATGAAACCAAAGGCTACGTTGAGGCTGTCTTTGCAAACTACTGGAACTATAAGCGACTCTATGATCCTGACTTACAGAAAAAACTCAAGGAAGCAAACGTTTTCTAA
- a CDS encoding protochlorophyllide reductase, whose amino-acid sequence MSEQQKTAIITGASSGVGLYGAKSLADKGWHVIMACRNLEKTEKVAKEVGIPEESRTIIHLDLADFDSVRQFVKDFRATGKVLYSLVCNAAVYLPLEKEPQRNKDGYEISVATNHLGHFLLCNLMLEDLKNSPADDKRLVILGTVTANPKEVGGKIPIPAPPDLGDLQGMAAGFKPPVAMIDGKIFKPGKAYKDSKLCNILTMRELHNRFHKETGIVFNSFYPGCVAETGLFRNHYGLFRTIFPWFQKNITGGYVTEEVAGERLAKVVADPGFDVSGVYWSWGNRQQEGREAFMQEVSDEALDDNKADVLWDLSEKLVGLAGVPA is encoded by the coding sequence ATGAGCGAACAGCAAAAAACAGCGATCATTACCGGAGCATCCTCCGGCGTCGGTCTATACGGTGCTAAGTCCCTCGCCGATAAAGGTTGGCATGTAATCATGGCGTGCCGTAACCTCGAAAAGACCGAAAAAGTTGCCAAAGAAGTTGGTATTCCCGAAGAGAGTCGAACCATCATCCACCTCGACCTCGCCGACTTTGATAGCGTGCGTCAATTTGTAAAAGATTTTCGAGCAACAGGTAAGGTGCTCTATTCCCTCGTCTGTAATGCCGCCGTTTATTTGCCCCTAGAAAAAGAGCCACAGCGCAATAAAGACGGTTACGAAATTTCTGTGGCAACCAACCACCTCGGCCATTTTTTGCTGTGTAACTTGATGTTGGAGGATCTAAAAAATTCTCCCGCAGACGATAAGCGTCTCGTCATTCTAGGGACAGTAACGGCAAACCCGAAGGAAGTCGGTGGCAAAATTCCCATTCCTGCGCCCCCGGATCTCGGTGACCTTCAGGGGATGGCAGCAGGCTTTAAGCCTCCTGTGGCAATGATTGATGGCAAAATCTTTAAGCCCGGAAAAGCCTACAAGGACAGCAAACTATGCAATATTCTCACCATGCGTGAATTGCACAATCGCTTTCATAAAGAGACAGGTATTGTATTCAATTCTTTCTACCCTGGGTGTGTTGCTGAGACGGGTTTATTCCGCAATCATTATGGTTTATTCCGCACAATTTTCCCTTGGTTCCAAAAGAACATTACGGGCGGCTACGTCACCGAAGAAGTGGCTGGGGAACGTCTCGCCAAGGTTGTGGCAGATCCCGGTTTTGATGTATCTGGTGTCTACTGGAGCTGGGGCAACCGTCAACAAGAGGGACGTGAAGCCTTTATGCAAGAAGTTTCGGATGAGGCTCTTGATGATAATAAAGCTGATGTTTTGTGGGATCTCAGCGAAAAGCTCGTCGGGCTTGCCGGAGTGCCTGCCTAA
- a CDS encoding phosphoribosylanthranilate isomerase gives MRLKICGLTRVDQAVAIAAMGATDIGFICVKKSPRYITPENIQPIAAALPDATGKVGVFAHQTPEEIAEIAQDSGLSTIQLHSDESPEFCQQVRQLLPNLELIKALRVRDRRTLETAKDYETVVDVLLLDAYHPEQLGGTGHTINWEDLQAFKPNIPWLLAGGLKPDNIQQALTQLQPDGIDLSSGVEDSPGLKNMDQVAALMAQLAAFNA, from the coding sequence ATGCGACTAAAAATTTGTGGTTTAACGCGGGTGGATCAGGCGGTGGCGATCGCCGCGATGGGCGCAACGGATATCGGTTTTATTTGCGTCAAAAAATCCCCCCGTTACATCACCCCTGAAAACATTCAGCCCATTGCCGCAGCATTGCCGGACGCTACAGGAAAAGTCGGTGTTTTTGCGCATCAAACCCCTGAAGAAATTGCTGAAATTGCCCAAGACTCTGGTCTCAGTACAATTCAACTGCACAGTGATGAATCCCCCGAATTTTGCCAACAAGTCCGTCAACTTTTACCTAATTTAGAACTCATTAAAGCCCTCCGAGTCCGCGATCGCCGCACCCTTGAAACCGCTAAAGATTACGAAACTGTCGTCGATGTCCTGTTACTCGATGCCTACCACCCCGAACAATTAGGCGGCACAGGCCACACCATTAACTGGGAAGATTTACAGGCGTTTAAACCAAATATTCCGTGGTTACTTGCAGGCGGTTTAAAACCCGATAATATCCAGCAAGCTTTAACCCAGTTGCAGCCAGACGGCATCGATTTGTCTAGTGGTGTGGAAGATTCGCCGGGTCTGAAAAACATGGATCAAGTCGCCGCACTTATGGCTCAACTTGCTGCCTTCAATGCGTAG
- a CDS encoding ribbon-helix-helix domain-containing protein, with translation MRTATQAKTSTTDMEVTSIRLERTLKEKLKDLSGNQGYQSLIRDILWNYVNQKSGDYRPKFTPTDIRATVQAIAQKDESCVLTGKLIQAGDDMFLGFTIHGDLVPLSQIP, from the coding sequence ATGCGCACTGCGACACAGGCCAAAACTTCAACGACGGATATGGAGGTTACCAGTATTCGTCTAGAACGGACGCTTAAGGAAAAGCTAAAGGATCTATCGGGAAACCAAGGTTATCAGTCCCTTATTCGTGACATCCTCTGGAACTATGTTAACCAAAAGTCCGGAGATTATCGCCCCAAATTTACCCCGACTGATATTCGCGCCACTGTTCAGGCGATCGCCCAGAAAGATGAAAGCTGTGTCTTAACGGGCAAACTTATTCAAGCTGGCGATGACATGTTCCTTGGTTTTACGATTCACGGTGATTTGGTTCCCCTCAGTCAAATCCCCTAG
- a CDS encoding ABC transporter ATP-binding protein, translating to MFALVGIFLFVPSVAITVSIAWWVPLVLIVFGAPSFHVEIKYSRKSWKVEKTQASLTREMEIYANLIKGENYAKELRLFSLQGIMIERWQRLFDAVFMRMMKVRNGEAFSVLIWALIGGLGAAFCYVYVVLGVLRGIFSLGDLALYTGIILQVRRSLFIMIATLGDVYDVALATAPIFQLLDLEPQLVSGQQKIEIRSENSPLHIEDLSFVYPGGDRPTLKNINLTIKPGEMVALVGENGAGKTTLAKLLCRLYDPSAGSIYWGKTDFRSLELDELRSKIAVVMQDYARFPASLRENVGWGDVTQEAEESSVLQALENAGLEYLSKSLGEGLDTPLGKQLKDGTDLSGGQWQRVAIARALMRISSANLLIFDEPTAALDPKNEHEIYQIFRKIAAGRMSVVVSHRLALAKMADRIVVMEHGEIVEMGSHDELMEQNGIYHLMFSRQKSSYI from the coding sequence ATGTTTGCGTTAGTTGGCATTTTTCTATTTGTGCCTTCAGTCGCCATTACCGTTTCCATTGCTTGGTGGGTTCCCCTTGTTTTAATTGTCTTTGGTGCACCCTCTTTCCATGTGGAAATTAAGTATAGTCGTAAGAGCTGGAAAGTCGAAAAAACCCAAGCTAGCTTAACCCGTGAAATGGAGATTTATGCCAATTTAATTAAAGGGGAAAACTACGCAAAGGAATTACGCCTGTTCTCGTTGCAAGGCATCATGATTGAGCGGTGGCAAAGGCTTTTTGATGCCGTATTTATGCGGATGATGAAAGTTAGAAATGGTGAAGCATTTAGCGTTCTAATTTGGGCATTGATTGGCGGTTTGGGGGCAGCATTTTGCTATGTATATGTGGTACTGGGGGTATTGCGCGGTATTTTTAGCCTTGGCGATTTAGCGCTCTATACAGGCATTATTTTGCAGGTGCGTCGTAGCCTTTTTATTATGATTGCGACTTTAGGTGATGTTTATGATGTGGCATTGGCAACGGCTCCTATTTTTCAGTTACTCGATCTAGAACCGCAGCTTGTTTCTGGACAGCAAAAAATCGAGATAAGGTCAGAGAATTCACCGCTTCATATTGAAGATTTATCGTTTGTTTATCCGGGAGGCGATCGCCCCACTTTAAAAAATATTAATCTCACTATTAAGCCGGGAGAAATGGTGGCATTGGTGGGAGAAAATGGGGCAGGCAAAACAACATTAGCAAAACTATTATGTCGGCTCTATGACCCCAGTGCAGGCTCAATTTATTGGGGAAAAACAGATTTTCGCTCTCTAGAGCTGGATGAATTACGTTCCAAAATTGCGGTGGTCATGCAAGATTATGCCCGCTTCCCCGCCTCGCTACGGGAAAATGTCGGTTGGGGTGATGTTACCCAAGAAGCAGAAGAGTCTTCGGTGTTACAAGCCCTTGAAAATGCTGGTTTGGAATACCTTTCAAAAAGTCTTGGTGAGGGTCTGGATACTCCCCTCGGTAAGCAGTTGAAAGATGGTACAGATTTGTCGGGTGGTCAATGGCAGCGGGTGGCGATCGCCCGTGCTTTGATGCGAATATCGTCGGCAAACTTACTAATTTTCGATGAACCGACTGCAGCCCTCGACCCGAAAAATGAACATGAAATTTACCAGATTTTTCGAAAAATTGCGGCGGGAAGAATGAGCGTTGTCGTTAGTCATCGCCTAGCCTTAGCGAAAATGGCTGACCGTATTGTGGTGATGGAACATGGCGAAATTGTAGAGATGGGTAGTCATGATGAATTGATGGAGCAAAACGGCATTTATCATCTAATGTTTAGCCGCCAAAAGAGTAGTTATATTTAG